Proteins encoded by one window of Akkermansia muciniphila ATCC BAA-835:
- the dnaG gene encoding DNA primase: protein MGRIDEDSIRRVLEATDIVDVVGSYLPLKRAGSRWKACCPFHNEKTPSFIVDQSRQNFKCFGCGEGGSAITFVMKMENLGFADTVRRLAEKAGISIVEEVYDAAEERRRKARTALLVAHKKAAGFFHRLLLCSPKAAEARAYLNSRGYGADMAKRWQVGWAPDSSREFLAWARREGIPDQVLIDSGLANRGERGDLYARFRDRLMFPINNVYGECVAFSGRILRPQENVGKYVNSPETAIFKKGDVVFALDKARGPMGKSGKALLCEGQIDVIACHEAGISFAVAPLGTAFTPEHARILSRYASRIVLCFDADKAGMAAADRAFRELAPFGKDIYLVNLPAGDDPDSFMKREGKEAFSGMVERARSFFEVRIERARESGLLDDAASSAAFAREMTALLACMSDSVARDLATADVATRMRMAADNLRGAVRMAGRRKGQEQAQSAERKTAEEVPQHPPVKMDRAVAVLCELALQNSRAQGLIVDRIEELLEPMRLLQGGGILKKILARLPSPDSPAAVQAFLVSLPQPERDALGMLNLEPIPIPDVDRSVQEACSGIAKAALERHIASLMAELADPSTDAARRLELSKLSVDLKRLLGTM, encoded by the coding sequence ATGGGAAGGATTGATGAAGACAGTATCCGGCGCGTTCTGGAGGCCACTGACATTGTAGATGTGGTGGGATCCTATCTTCCCCTGAAAAGGGCCGGTTCCCGGTGGAAGGCATGCTGCCCGTTCCACAATGAAAAGACGCCTTCCTTTATTGTGGACCAGAGTCGGCAGAATTTTAAATGCTTTGGCTGCGGGGAAGGAGGGTCTGCCATCACTTTTGTGATGAAGATGGAGAACCTGGGATTTGCGGATACCGTGCGAAGGCTGGCGGAAAAAGCCGGAATCTCCATTGTGGAGGAGGTCTATGACGCAGCGGAGGAAAGGCGGCGCAAGGCACGCACGGCTTTGCTGGTGGCCCACAAGAAGGCGGCTGGGTTTTTCCACAGGCTCCTGCTTTGTTCCCCGAAGGCGGCGGAGGCCAGGGCTTACCTGAATTCCCGCGGATACGGGGCAGACATGGCGAAACGCTGGCAGGTAGGGTGGGCACCTGACTCCTCGCGGGAGTTTCTGGCCTGGGCCCGCAGGGAGGGGATCCCGGATCAGGTGCTGATAGATTCCGGTCTCGCCAACCGCGGAGAACGGGGAGATTTGTACGCCCGCTTCCGGGACAGGCTGATGTTCCCCATCAACAATGTGTACGGAGAATGTGTGGCGTTTTCCGGCCGCATTCTGCGGCCTCAGGAAAACGTAGGCAAGTACGTTAATTCCCCGGAGACGGCCATTTTCAAAAAGGGGGACGTGGTGTTTGCCCTGGACAAGGCGCGCGGCCCTATGGGAAAAAGCGGCAAAGCCCTGTTGTGCGAGGGGCAGATAGACGTCATTGCCTGCCACGAGGCGGGTATTTCTTTTGCCGTAGCCCCTTTGGGGACGGCGTTTACTCCGGAGCATGCCCGGATTCTTTCACGCTATGCTTCACGGATAGTGTTGTGTTTTGACGCGGACAAGGCGGGCATGGCTGCGGCGGACCGGGCTTTCCGTGAACTGGCCCCTTTTGGCAAGGATATTTACCTGGTGAACCTTCCTGCCGGGGACGATCCGGATTCTTTCATGAAGAGGGAGGGGAAAGAGGCTTTTTCTGGGATGGTGGAGCGGGCCCGTTCCTTCTTTGAGGTTCGCATTGAACGGGCCAGGGAGAGCGGTTTGTTGGATGACGCCGCTTCCAGCGCCGCTTTTGCCCGTGAGATGACGGCCCTGCTGGCCTGCATGAGCGATTCGGTGGCCCGGGACCTGGCTACGGCTGACGTAGCCACGCGCATGCGCATGGCTGCGGATAATTTGCGCGGCGCCGTCAGAATGGCCGGACGCCGGAAGGGGCAGGAACAGGCCCAGTCCGCAGAGCGTAAGACGGCTGAGGAGGTTCCGCAGCATCCTCCTGTGAAAATGGATCGCGCCGTGGCCGTGCTCTGTGAACTGGCCCTTCAGAATTCCCGTGCCCAGGGGCTTATCGTGGACCGCATTGAAGAATTGCTGGAGCCGATGCGGCTGCTGCAGGGCGGAGGCATCTTAAAAAAAATTCTGGCCAGGCTGCCTTCTCCGGACAGCCCCGCGGCCGTTCAGGCTTTTCTGGTGTCTCTGCCTCAGCCGGAACGGGATGCCCTGGGCATGCTGAATCTGGAGCCCATACCTATTCCCGATGTGGACAGGAGCGTACAGGAAGCCTGCTCCGGCATTGCGAAGGCCGCTTTGGAGAGGCACATCGCCTCCCTGATGGCGGAACTGGCGGATCCCTCCACGGATGCTGCCAGAAGGCTGGAATTGTCCAAACTTAGTGTTGACTTGAAGCGTTTGCTGGGTACAATGTAG
- a CDS encoding NfeD family protein — MKRIHLLLLALLALFAGAPFRAAAEETFRDRVVVIPVGEDSLTSKQSFGFMNRILKRAQEEQARAVIFDLNTPGGLAWETSEMMMKSIQPLTIPTYAYVNPRAMSAGALISAACDKIYMAPVSSIGAAGIITSSGEEMDTVMRKKAESAFWAFTRSVVTEKGYRPEVVKAMMIPSDQEQQFGPVKLEKGALLTLTGKEAAARLEDGRPLLAQGTASSVTDLLAQEKVNAPVVTAEPTAFERIGLWIAWASPILILLGIGGIYMEFKTPGFGIGGIVAIAAFALFFFGNNIAGNLAGYETAALLVLGIVLLCVEFFVIPGTFIAAIAGGVCIFLALFGGMVSSWEWDHIIRDGQWDDVNTLAAVLGIPLLKLALGLTGGSLLIALLMKYLPDSILMRRVTNATVSGGSAGEAVNIARVQVGDRGNAVTELKPNGKAMIHGEICEVFSRQGILIKGTPVRVVDIRPFDLVVVKDDSPSGD; from the coding sequence ATGAAGCGCATTCACCTTCTGTTGCTGGCTTTGCTGGCCCTGTTTGCCGGCGCCCCCTTCCGGGCGGCCGCGGAGGAAACCTTCCGCGACAGGGTAGTCGTCATCCCCGTAGGGGAGGACTCCCTGACCAGCAAACAAAGCTTCGGCTTCATGAACCGCATCCTGAAAAGGGCGCAGGAGGAGCAGGCTCGCGCGGTAATATTCGATTTGAACACGCCCGGCGGTTTGGCCTGGGAGACCAGCGAGATGATGATGAAAAGCATCCAGCCGCTCACCATTCCCACCTACGCCTACGTAAACCCCAGGGCCATGTCTGCCGGGGCGCTCATCTCCGCGGCGTGCGACAAAATTTACATGGCTCCCGTCTCCTCCATCGGCGCAGCGGGCATCATCACCTCATCCGGAGAGGAAATGGATACCGTCATGCGCAAGAAAGCGGAAAGCGCCTTCTGGGCCTTTACCCGCTCCGTCGTGACGGAAAAGGGTTACCGCCCGGAAGTGGTGAAAGCCATGATGATCCCGTCCGACCAGGAACAGCAGTTCGGCCCCGTCAAACTGGAAAAAGGCGCGCTCCTGACCCTAACGGGCAAGGAAGCCGCCGCGCGTCTGGAAGACGGCAGGCCCCTGCTGGCCCAGGGCACAGCCTCCTCCGTCACGGACCTGCTGGCCCAGGAGAAAGTAAATGCCCCCGTGGTCACGGCGGAACCTACGGCCTTTGAGCGCATCGGCCTCTGGATTGCATGGGCTTCCCCCATCCTGATCCTGCTGGGCATCGGCGGCATTTACATGGAATTTAAAACGCCGGGATTCGGCATCGGCGGCATTGTGGCCATTGCCGCGTTTGCCCTGTTCTTCTTCGGCAACAACATTGCCGGGAATCTGGCCGGCTATGAGACGGCGGCCCTGCTCGTTCTGGGCATAGTCCTTCTTTGCGTGGAATTCTTCGTTATCCCGGGCACATTCATTGCGGCCATTGCGGGCGGCGTCTGCATCTTTCTGGCCCTGTTCGGCGGCATGGTCAGCTCCTGGGAATGGGACCATATCATCCGGGACGGACAGTGGGATGACGTCAACACGCTGGCGGCAGTCCTGGGCATCCCCCTTCTGAAACTGGCCCTGGGCCTGACCGGAGGCTCCCTTCTGATTGCCCTGCTGATGAAATACCTCCCGGATTCCATCCTGATGCGCCGCGTTACCAACGCCACGGTCAGCGGAGGTTCCGCCGGGGAAGCGGTCAATATCGCGCGCGTTCAGGTAGGAGACCGCGGGAACGCAGTCACGGAGCTGAAACCCAATGGAAAAGCCATGATTCATGGCGAAATATGCGAGGTTTTCTCTCGACAAGGCATACTGATTAAGGGTACCCCTGTGCGCGTCGTGGACATCCGGCCATTCGACCTCGTCGTCGTCAAGGACGACTCCCCCTCCGGGGATTGA
- a CDS encoding 4-alpha-glucanotransferase, which translates to MDEKRLAGVVLPLFSLRRNNDHGIGDLTALRQWIDWAADAHVGFLQLLPVNALGRDECPSPYSAISSVALEPLYLSLEPWTIPGLEERVFNETGDTLPWEQPSGPDLVDYPKVRFWKMWILRGAWNNFKTKPEYECIMPKFREWVKEQGSWLEDFVCFQILCDLFGTEIWWHWPEQDPARAKAIAADYEEEKDFARWLQWLCEKQWEFIRIYADERNVKLMGDIPIGVSLSSADVFFERHLFDTEWCGGAPAEGSYAEDPFTAKWGQNWGIPLYRWDVMAQDNFAWWRRRVKYCTKIFSMYRIDHILGFYRIYSFPWKPTENGVFLPLSPDQAAQRTGGRLPGFKPRGDDNAADRNMNLADGDLYLRLLLSAAPGVSVVGEDLGCVPDYVRPNMRQLDIPGFKIPHWEIKADGTITSGKEYHECSFAAFGTHDFETIMQTWNDSYAKIERARKLGLWENGSPKTPSSPEQENIVRQAEDGARLLKWFADFSGMQPETCLSYWNQEIKTAMYNALFRSRSRYAAILWPALFGINKRLNIPGTTGGTNWRERMPFKAVEACGMPQTAWLRTIIDESGRTPLQGEDAIRALKESSKRLFPKITVNNERFLKRMLMWPNGKTL; encoded by the coding sequence ATGGATGAGAAAAGATTAGCCGGCGTAGTTCTGCCATTGTTCTCCCTGCGCCGTAACAATGACCACGGAATCGGGGACCTGACGGCCTTGCGCCAATGGATTGACTGGGCGGCGGATGCCCATGTGGGGTTCCTCCAGCTGCTCCCCGTCAATGCCCTGGGCAGGGACGAATGCCCCTCTCCCTATTCCGCCATCAGCTCCGTAGCTTTGGAACCCCTGTACCTTTCCCTGGAACCCTGGACCATACCCGGCCTGGAAGAACGCGTATTCAATGAAACGGGGGACACGCTGCCGTGGGAACAGCCCTCCGGCCCGGATCTGGTGGACTACCCCAAGGTCAGATTCTGGAAAATGTGGATTCTGCGGGGAGCCTGGAACAATTTCAAAACCAAGCCGGAATATGAGTGCATTATGCCCAAATTCAGGGAATGGGTGAAAGAACAGGGGAGCTGGCTGGAAGACTTTGTCTGTTTCCAGATTCTCTGCGACCTGTTCGGCACGGAAATCTGGTGGCACTGGCCGGAACAGGATCCGGCGCGGGCCAAGGCCATTGCCGCCGATTACGAGGAAGAAAAGGATTTTGCCCGCTGGCTCCAGTGGCTCTGTGAAAAACAGTGGGAATTCATCCGTATTTATGCGGACGAACGCAATGTGAAGCTGATGGGGGATATCCCCATTGGCGTTTCCCTTTCCAGCGCCGACGTCTTTTTTGAACGCCACCTGTTTGACACGGAATGGTGCGGAGGAGCCCCGGCGGAAGGCAGCTATGCGGAAGACCCATTCACGGCCAAATGGGGGCAAAACTGGGGCATTCCGCTGTATAGATGGGATGTCATGGCGCAGGACAACTTCGCCTGGTGGCGCCGCCGGGTAAAATACTGCACCAAGATTTTCAGCATGTACAGGATCGACCACATCCTGGGCTTTTACCGCATTTACTCCTTCCCGTGGAAACCCACGGAAAACGGGGTCTTCCTGCCGCTTTCCCCCGATCAGGCTGCCCAGAGAACGGGCGGAAGGCTGCCCGGCTTCAAGCCGCGCGGGGATGACAATGCAGCGGACCGCAACATGAACCTGGCGGACGGGGACCTGTACCTGCGCCTTCTGCTTTCCGCCGCCCCCGGCGTCAGCGTGGTGGGGGAAGACCTGGGCTGCGTTCCGGACTACGTGCGCCCGAACATGCGGCAGCTGGATATCCCCGGTTTCAAAATTCCCCACTGGGAAATCAAGGCGGACGGAACCATTACGTCTGGAAAAGAATATCACGAATGCTCCTTTGCGGCGTTCGGAACGCATGATTTCGAAACCATCATGCAGACATGGAACGACAGCTACGCGAAAATCGAACGCGCCCGCAAGCTGGGCCTGTGGGAGAACGGCTCCCCAAAAACGCCGTCCAGCCCGGAACAGGAAAACATCGTGCGCCAGGCGGAGGACGGAGCGCGCCTTCTGAAATGGTTTGCGGATTTCTCCGGCATGCAGCCTGAAACCTGTCTTTCCTACTGGAACCAGGAAATCAAGACGGCCATGTACAACGCTCTGTTCCGTTCCCGTTCCCGTTATGCGGCCATTCTCTGGCCTGCTCTCTTCGGCATCAACAAACGGCTCAATATTCCCGGCACTACGGGAGGGACCAACTGGAGGGAACGCATGCCCTTCAAGGCCGTGGAAGCATGCGGCATGCCACAGACCGCATGGCTGCGCACCATCATCGACGAATCTGGCCGCACGCCGCTGCAGGGTGAAGACGCCATCAGGGCGCTCAAGGAATCCAGCAAACGCCTCTTCCCGAAGATCACCGTCAACAACGAACGCTTCCTGAAACGGATGCTGATGTGGCCGAACGGCAAAACATTGTAG
- a CDS encoding 50S ribosomal protein L11 methyltransferase: MTWSWNKLSAAKWEDAWSERIAGNPNAVITKIKGGKTVRITVYCDDEEDALALKKYFGGTVREIKTQDWVATQKREKRPPLKIRDALVITEQSSPENLAALQKQFPSRCILSVPAEMAFGTGDHATTSTCLRFICDAAKSRRKTSWSMTDIGCGTAVLAMAALKLGAEHATAFDFDPMAIEVARHNMVRNAVTAEQLDLFVEDVFKWKPSESQQGDLVVANLFSTILQKAFPQIIAAMKKDAALVISGILASQWEETKTAAERHGLFFERVVKRGKWITAKGGMAR; this comes from the coding sequence ATGACATGGAGTTGGAACAAACTTTCCGCCGCCAAATGGGAAGATGCCTGGAGCGAACGCATCGCCGGAAATCCGAACGCCGTTATTACAAAAATCAAGGGGGGGAAAACGGTTCGAATCACCGTTTACTGCGATGATGAAGAAGACGCCCTGGCCTTGAAAAAATATTTTGGAGGAACTGTCAGGGAAATCAAGACGCAGGACTGGGTAGCGACCCAGAAGCGGGAAAAACGCCCTCCGCTCAAAATAAGGGACGCACTGGTCATTACGGAGCAGAGTTCTCCGGAGAATCTGGCCGCTCTGCAGAAACAGTTCCCCTCGCGCTGCATCCTGAGCGTTCCCGCCGAAATGGCTTTCGGAACAGGAGACCACGCTACCACATCCACCTGCCTGCGTTTTATCTGCGACGCTGCCAAATCCCGCAGAAAAACATCATGGAGCATGACGGACATAGGCTGCGGAACCGCCGTGCTGGCCATGGCGGCGCTGAAGCTGGGGGCGGAGCACGCCACGGCTTTCGATTTTGACCCCATGGCCATTGAAGTGGCCCGGCACAACATGGTCCGCAACGCCGTTACGGCGGAACAGCTGGACTTATTTGTGGAAGACGTCTTCAAATGGAAACCTTCGGAGTCCCAGCAGGGTGACCTTGTCGTCGCCAACCTGTTTTCAACCATACTGCAAAAGGCTTTTCCACAAATCATCGCCGCCATGAAGAAGGATGCCGCTTTGGTCATCTCCGGCATTCTGGCTTCCCAGTGGGAAGAAACGAAAACGGCAGCGGAACGTCACGGTCTGTTCTTTGAACGGGTCGTCAAACGCGGGAAATGGATTACGGCAAAGGGAGGAATGGCCCGGTAG
- a CDS encoding autotransporter outer membrane beta-barrel domain-containing protein, with product MKLFAFAMLSLVPLVTVCSVFSKEVDIYSGTYGNDDVEVFQPEEVTYHLAGRDGVFYEGAFTFDNYNPDKGGAGNRQGVFSGYSTHFSSTEGTSLGFHCTGLNPGKNSSASKSFIFVMGPWESGEEFVAPQVTFQNLGDLSFIADNMDMIGITDGATAGTGGGRYGKADIVSFNNVGNIEFRGLNHGGIGFSRLNSLAFTNTGDISFTDMKMGYSSNGGAIFINQGGDSSLYSNPGDGNISFDHTGNIIFRNLVKTSYYMSSAGIFTNEGSISFNDTENILFENNTSTGGPAAIGIGSIFLPDNQPSLSFSNIRGDIIFRNNKASGGSMPGMAGAITIYGSFKLVQTGDVLFENNVTDKNTAGAIYCGNNEGKRFGGQWLLSADGGNIVFRGNLVKGSSGVFARALGIFAYAPENDYTGISQPNGNLTMDFRAQAGREIVFYDGIDIESITVAMPTLHINRIPADWADYGGIPVEFGGTVRFSGALTESFLVRNDGESDGDYAERVETSRRVKLESNIIVEGGRLVLEYGMNLANESGDVWQGSSRVEQDKPVFNLAGGVLEMTSGSSISAQQVIVSGHGSGAILRVGAAPIGSDSWEGKTYELPSLSAVTIDMSHGFDWDLMPFSERGDSGINITASGEFLLGGTIGIADTLDDYASAAWGRDREFVIFNMDSSSKRPQGELKGVISNTTQSSTVDSPYTYGGTWEYEWRDMDGDGEDDQLLAIWKHEAGCRPDQVRPEQAGELALNSLWSSASNAASLGNTALAQLTPVRLYQRYARNVWGMGLGDFARQRSRGGVDGYDYDGGGYSVGMDSDFGGKSGIWGIAFGQMHGFSRSRDFNGRITQDSLMGSIYWGRIFRSGERSLWTVKADLTWGMTDNCMKSRFSNGMDAHGEWNNRTWLVQAEVSRSIQYAGGWTVSPFLRMEFTHGTEASFLEDGSYARKFEGAVLRRLSIPAGVSVERSGDWKGRHWMQVLRLSYVGDAIQDVPEASVYSIYSDIFWRARGVQPARHAVRVEYDAALQWNDRWTVYAGYGMEARGSSVYHRINAGVSRAF from the coding sequence ATGAAATTATTTGCTTTTGCCATGTTGTCCTTGGTTCCTTTAGTTACTGTCTGTTCCGTTTTTTCCAAGGAAGTGGATATTTATTCAGGAACATATGGAAACGATGATGTGGAAGTATTCCAGCCGGAGGAAGTGACGTATCATCTGGCCGGAAGGGATGGCGTCTTTTATGAAGGTGCGTTTACGTTTGATAATTATAATCCGGACAAGGGCGGCGCCGGAAACAGGCAGGGTGTTTTCTCCGGCTATAGTACACATTTTTCCAGCACGGAAGGAACGTCTCTCGGCTTTCACTGTACCGGGCTTAATCCCGGAAAGAACAGTTCCGCTTCCAAATCTTTTATTTTTGTCATGGGGCCATGGGAAAGCGGGGAGGAGTTTGTCGCTCCTCAGGTTACTTTTCAGAATTTGGGCGATTTGAGCTTCATTGCGGATAATATGGACATGATCGGCATTACCGATGGCGCCACGGCCGGAACCGGTGGCGGGAGGTACGGGAAAGCTGATATTGTTTCTTTCAACAATGTAGGAAATATCGAATTCCGGGGGCTGAATCATGGGGGTATAGGCTTCAGCCGTTTGAATTCCTTGGCTTTTACCAATACCGGGGATATTTCTTTTACGGATATGAAGATGGGATATTCTTCCAATGGCGGTGCCATTTTTATTAACCAGGGGGGGGATTCTTCCCTTTACTCCAATCCTGGAGATGGGAATATTTCTTTTGACCATACGGGAAATATTATCTTCAGGAATCTTGTTAAAACTTCTTATTACATGAGTTCTGCGGGGATTTTTACCAATGAAGGGAGTATTTCATTTAATGATACGGAAAATATCCTGTTTGAAAATAACACGTCCACCGGAGGACCTGCGGCGATAGGCATTGGATCCATATTCTTACCGGATAACCAGCCGTCTTTGTCGTTTAGCAACATCCGGGGAGATATTATTTTTAGAAATAATAAGGCTTCCGGAGGGAGCATGCCGGGGATGGCGGGCGCTATCACTATTTATGGATCTTTTAAGCTGGTGCAAACGGGTGATGTCCTGTTTGAAAATAATGTGACTGATAAAAATACGGCCGGAGCCATTTATTGCGGCAATAATGAAGGGAAAAGGTTTGGAGGGCAATGGCTTTTGTCTGCGGATGGCGGGAATATCGTTTTCCGAGGCAACTTGGTTAAAGGAAGTTCGGGGGTCTTTGCCCGCGCCCTGGGGATTTTTGCTTATGCTCCCGAAAACGATTATACGGGCATATCTCAGCCCAATGGGAATTTAACCATGGATTTCCGCGCCCAGGCCGGACGAGAAATTGTATTTTATGATGGTATTGATATTGAAAGTATTACTGTAGCCATGCCTACCCTGCATATTAACAGAATTCCGGCCGATTGGGCAGATTATGGAGGTATTCCTGTGGAGTTTGGAGGAACCGTGCGTTTTTCCGGTGCATTGACGGAGTCGTTTCTAGTTCGCAATGACGGGGAAAGTGATGGTGATTACGCGGAACGGGTGGAGACCTCCCGCAGGGTGAAACTTGAATCAAATATTATTGTGGAAGGGGGACGGCTGGTTCTTGAATACGGCATGAACCTGGCGAATGAGAGTGGGGATGTATGGCAGGGAAGTTCAAGAGTGGAGCAGGACAAACCGGTGTTTAACCTGGCCGGCGGAGTGCTGGAAATGACGTCCGGTTCATCCATCAGCGCCCAGCAGGTGATTGTTTCCGGCCATGGCAGCGGCGCTATCCTGCGGGTGGGAGCCGCTCCCATCGGTTCCGACAGTTGGGAGGGGAAGACCTATGAACTGCCTTCCCTTTCCGCTGTCACCATTGACATGTCCCACGGGTTTGACTGGGATCTCATGCCTTTCTCGGAACGGGGGGACAGCGGTATCAACATCACCGCCTCCGGGGAATTTTTACTGGGGGGAACCATTGGAATTGCGGATACGCTGGATGATTACGCCTCCGCCGCCTGGGGAAGGGACAGGGAGTTTGTCATTTTTAATATGGATTCTTCCAGCAAACGGCCGCAAGGAGAGCTGAAAGGGGTTATTTCCAATACGACCCAGTCATCCACGGTTGATTCTCCCTATACCTACGGCGGTACCTGGGAATATGAATGGCGCGACATGGATGGAGATGGAGAAGATGACCAGCTGTTGGCAATTTGGAAACATGAAGCCGGATGCCGCCCGGATCAGGTCCGTCCGGAGCAGGCTGGAGAGCTTGCTCTCAATTCCCTTTGGAGTTCCGCTTCAAACGCGGCTTCTCTTGGGAATACTGCGTTGGCGCAGTTAACCCCGGTGCGGTTGTATCAGCGGTATGCACGCAATGTATGGGGAATGGGGCTGGGGGATTTCGCCCGCCAGCGTTCCCGGGGCGGCGTAGATGGTTATGACTATGACGGGGGCGGATATTCCGTTGGCATGGATTCCGATTTTGGAGGAAAGAGCGGGATATGGGGGATAGCGTTCGGACAAATGCACGGTTTCAGCAGGAGCCGGGATTTTAATGGGAGGATTACCCAGGATTCCCTGATGGGGAGCATTTATTGGGGGCGGATATTCCGCTCCGGCGAGCGTTCCCTGTGGACGGTGAAAGCCGATCTTACTTGGGGAATGACTGATAACTGCATGAAAAGCCGGTTCAGCAACGGTATGGACGCTCATGGGGAATGGAACAACAGAACGTGGCTGGTCCAGGCGGAAGTTTCCAGAAGCATTCAGTATGCAGGAGGATGGACTGTGTCTCCGTTTTTGAGGATGGAGTTTACACATGGCACGGAGGCTTCTTTTCTTGAAGACGGCAGCTATGCCAGAAAATTTGAAGGAGCGGTTTTGCGCCGGTTGTCCATCCCGGCAGGTGTGAGTGTTGAGAGAAGTGGTGACTGGAAAGGCAGGCACTGGATGCAGGTGCTCCGCCTTTCCTATGTGGGAGATGCTATTCAGGATGTGCCGGAGGCTTCCGTTTACAGCATATACAGCGACATTTTCTGGAGGGCCCGTGGTGTCCAACCAGCCCGCCATGCCGTACGCGTGGAGTATGATGCCGCCTTGCAGTGGAATGACCGCTGGACGGTTTATGCCGGTTATGGCATGGAAGCCCGGGGAAGCTCCGTGTACCACCGCATAAATGCGGGCGTATCCAGGGCGTTTTAG
- the rimO gene encoding 30S ribosomal protein S12 methylthiotransferase RimO has protein sequence MPLTVGLISLGCPKNLVDSEIMIGHLQKAGMTMTPEPELADVMVVNTCAFIDQAKQEAIDAILDIVRARENGAYPENQKLIVAGCLSQRFRKELPALLPEVDAFIGPDQITKLPEIITQVMDRTIQDRNFIEGKCRYVPDWNTPRYRLTPPHTAYIKIAEGCNHGCAYCIIPMIRGRHRSRSQQDVVREAETLIRSGVKEICLIAQDITYYGMDKWTDARPNRRSAVDSSRGESLASLLRALNAIEGEFWIRLLYTHPAHWSDELTAAIAECPKVARYVDIPLQHISDNMLDAMQRVTDGNYIRTLLRNIRKAVPGIAIRTTFITGFPGETEDDHQELMEFIEEFRFERAGIFTFSREEGTKAYKMPNQVHHRTKARRYNEATLLLARLASETGQEQIGRQIRVLVDAPGVARTEWDAPDIDGTVSVPLTLPVGQFATVTVTDAVAYELTAE, from the coding sequence ATGCCTCTCACCGTTGGACTCATTTCCCTGGGCTGCCCCAAGAATCTGGTTGACTCTGAAATCATGATCGGCCACCTGCAAAAAGCCGGCATGACCATGACTCCGGAACCGGAACTCGCGGACGTAATGGTGGTCAATACCTGCGCTTTCATTGACCAGGCCAAGCAGGAAGCCATCGATGCCATTCTGGACATCGTGCGTGCCCGGGAAAATGGGGCTTATCCGGAAAACCAGAAACTCATCGTGGCGGGCTGCCTGTCCCAGCGCTTCCGGAAGGAACTGCCCGCCCTGCTTCCGGAGGTGGACGCCTTTATCGGTCCGGACCAAATCACCAAACTGCCGGAAATCATCACTCAAGTGATGGACCGGACCATACAGGACCGGAACTTCATTGAAGGAAAATGCAGGTACGTTCCTGACTGGAACACGCCGCGCTACCGCCTTACCCCGCCGCACACGGCCTACATCAAGATAGCGGAAGGCTGCAACCACGGCTGCGCCTACTGCATCATTCCCATGATCCGCGGACGCCACCGCAGCCGTTCCCAGCAGGACGTAGTGCGTGAAGCGGAAACCCTTATCCGGTCCGGCGTGAAGGAAATCTGCCTCATCGCGCAGGACATCACCTATTACGGCATGGATAAATGGACGGATGCGCGCCCAAACCGCCGCAGCGCGGTGGATTCCTCCCGCGGAGAATCCCTGGCTTCCCTGCTCCGCGCTCTGAACGCCATTGAGGGAGAATTCTGGATCAGGCTGCTCTACACCCACCCCGCCCACTGGAGCGACGAACTGACCGCAGCCATCGCGGAATGCCCCAAAGTGGCCCGCTATGTAGACATTCCCCTACAGCATATTTCCGATAATATGCTGGACGCCATGCAGCGCGTAACGGACGGAAACTATATCCGCACGTTGCTCCGGAATATCCGGAAGGCCGTTCCGGGCATCGCCATCCGCACCACCTTCATCACCGGATTCCCCGGAGAAACGGAAGACGACCATCAGGAACTGATGGAGTTTATCGAGGAATTCCGTTTTGAACGCGCCGGCATTTTCACCTTCTCACGGGAGGAAGGGACAAAAGCCTACAAGATGCCCAACCAGGTGCACCACCGCACCAAGGCTCGCCGCTACAATGAAGCCACCCTGTTGCTGGCGCGTCTCGCTTCGGAAACGGGCCAGGAACAAATCGGCAGGCAAATACGCGTGCTGGTGGATGCTCCCGGAGTCGCCAGAACGGAATGGGATGCTCCGGACATTGACGGAACCGTCTCCGTTCCTCTGACGCTGCCCGTCGGGCAATTCGCCACTGTCACCGTAACGGATGCCGTTGCGTATGAATTGACGGCGGAATAA